From the Desulfovibrio sp. JY genome, one window contains:
- a CDS encoding HIT domain-containing protein, translating to MEVLWAPWRMDYILGPKPDACVFCLPENRDEDRERLVLARGRHTFVIMNKFPYNCGHLMVTPFRHASCLTELTPEETLELTRGLTYCTRVMQESMHPQGINIGLNLGEAAGSGIAAHLHFQMVPRWNGDSSFMAVFGETRVVPQHLLSTYDRLLPYFTDYPATVTS from the coding sequence ATGGAAGTTTTGTGGGCGCCTTGGCGCATGGACTACATTCTCGGACCCAAGCCGGACGCCTGCGTGTTCTGCCTGCCCGAGAACCGGGACGAAGACAGGGAACGGCTGGTGCTGGCCAGAGGGCGGCACACGTTCGTGATCATGAACAAGTTCCCCTACAACTGCGGACACTTGATGGTCACGCCGTTTCGCCACGCGAGCTGCCTGACCGAACTGACGCCCGAGGAAACCCTGGAGTTGACCCGGGGGCTGACCTATTGCACCAGGGTGATGCAGGAATCCATGCATCCCCAAGGCATCAACATCGGCCTCAACCTCGGCGAGGCGGCCGGGTCGGGCATTGCCGCCCACCTGCATTTCCAGATGGTACCCCGTTGGAACGGCGACTCCTCGTTCATGGCCGTTTTCGGGGAGACGCGGGTCGTACCGCAGCATCTGCTCTCCACCTATGACCGGCTTCTGCCTTATTTTACGGATTACCCCGCAACCGTTACGTCGTGA
- the ettA gene encoding energy-dependent translational throttle protein EttA: MAAEPNKIIYSMIRVSKFHDKKPIIKDISLSYFYGAKIGVLGLNGAGKSTLLRILAGVDKDFQGETVLTPGHTIGYLEQDPLVDVQKTVREVVEEGVAETVALLKEFEDINAAFAEPMDDDAMNALIERQGEVQEKLDACDAWELDSRLEMAMDALRCPPPDTPVSVLSGGERRRVALCRLFLQKPDIMLLDEPTNHLDAETVAWMEHFLHGYPGTVIAVTHDRYFLDNVAGWILELDRGRGIPWKGNYSSWLEQKQERLRQEEKSESERQKTLARELEWVRMSPHGRHAKSKARITAYESLASQESDRLAKDLEIYIPPGPRLGKNVIEAEGVAKGFDDKLLFENLTFTVPRGAIVGIIGPNGAGKTTMFKLITGQETPDAGSFKLGETVQLAYVDQNRESLDPEKTVFEAVGEGYDTIRLGTRDVNARAYVARFNFTGQDQQKKVKVLSGGEKNRLHLALMLKSGANVLLLDEPTNDLDVNTLRALEDALLSFAGSALVISHDRWFLDRVASHILAFDGESQVVFFDGNFTEYEADRKARLGADADIPHRIKYRHFSRA, encoded by the coding sequence GTGGCGGCTGAGCCTAATAAAATTATTTATTCGATGATCCGCGTCAGCAAGTTTCACGACAAGAAGCCGATCATCAAGGACATCTCGCTGTCGTATTTCTACGGCGCCAAGATCGGGGTGCTGGGGCTCAACGGCGCGGGCAAATCCACGCTGCTCAGAATTCTGGCCGGGGTGGACAAGGATTTCCAGGGCGAAACCGTCCTGACCCCGGGCCACACCATCGGCTACCTGGAGCAGGACCCGCTGGTGGACGTGCAAAAGACGGTGCGCGAGGTGGTCGAGGAAGGCGTGGCCGAAACGGTGGCGCTTTTAAAGGAATTCGAGGACATCAACGCCGCCTTTGCCGAGCCCATGGACGACGACGCCATGAACGCGCTGATCGAACGCCAGGGCGAGGTCCAGGAAAAGCTCGACGCCTGCGACGCCTGGGAGCTCGACAGCAGGCTGGAGATGGCCATGGACGCCCTGCGCTGTCCGCCGCCGGACACGCCCGTGTCTGTGCTCTCGGGCGGCGAGCGTCGCCGCGTGGCGTTGTGCCGGCTGTTTCTCCAGAAGCCCGACATCATGCTCCTCGACGAGCCCACCAACCACCTGGACGCCGAAACCGTGGCCTGGATGGAGCATTTCCTGCACGGCTACCCGGGCACGGTCATCGCCGTCACCCACGACCGCTACTTCCTGGACAACGTGGCCGGCTGGATCCTGGAGCTCGATCGGGGCCGGGGCATTCCCTGGAAGGGCAACTATTCCTCGTGGCTGGAGCAGAAACAGGAACGGCTGCGCCAGGAGGAAAAGTCGGAAAGCGAGCGCCAGAAGACCCTGGCCCGCGAACTCGAGTGGGTGCGCATGTCCCCGCACGGCCGCCACGCCAAGTCCAAGGCCCGCATCACGGCCTACGAATCCCTGGCTTCCCAGGAATCCGACCGGTTGGCCAAGGATCTGGAGATCTACATTCCGCCCGGACCGCGCCTGGGCAAAAACGTCATCGAGGCCGAAGGCGTGGCCAAGGGCTTCGACGACAAGCTGCTTTTCGAGAACCTGACCTTCACCGTGCCGCGCGGAGCCATTGTCGGCATCATCGGCCCCAACGGCGCGGGCAAGACCACCATGTTCAAGCTCATAACCGGTCAGGAGACGCCTGACGCCGGGTCCTTCAAACTCGGCGAGACGGTGCAGCTGGCCTACGTGGACCAGAACCGCGAAAGCCTCGACCCGGAAAAGACCGTGTTCGAGGCCGTGGGCGAAGGCTACGACACCATCCGGCTGGGCACGAGGGACGTCAACGCCCGCGCCTATGTGGCCCGGTTCAACTTCACCGGCCAGGACCAGCAAAAGAAGGTCAAGGTGCTCTCCGGCGGCGAGAAGAATCGGCTGCACCTGGCGCTGATGCTCAAAAGCGGCGCCAACGTGCTGCTGCTCGACGAACCGACCAACGACCTGGACGTCAATACCCTGCGGGCACTGGAAGACGCGCTTTTGTCCTTTGCCGGCTCGGCCCTGGTCATCAGCCACGACCGCTGGTTTCTCGACCGCGTGGCCAGCCACATCCTGGCCTTCGATGGCGAAAGCCAGGTGGTCTTTTTCGACGGCAACTTCACGGAATACGAGGCCGACCGCAAGGCCCGCCTCGGCGCCGACGCCGACATCCCCCACCGCATCAAATACCGGCATTTCAGCCGGGCCTGA
- a CDS encoding AraC family transcriptional regulator: MSEATRRDWRRRVLTAMRTMEAGLDAELPLEAIARAAHFSPFHFHRIFTGMTGETVGSFQRRLRLARAAHRLAYGARSVTEVALEAGYDSPDAFGRAFRTAYGMAPSVWRGQRRDPGQARELTDFLPPIEERKSMELTVTIKKLPPLRVACVRHVGPYDQCEAAWAKLCAEAGKRGLFGPETQMIGVGHDDPQITPPEKIRYDACLTVPEGFAGTPELPVAVIGDGDYATAVVKGPYTLLAGAYAWLCGVWGPDSGREFAGAPSLEFYLNDPKTTPPEEWLTEICVPLEAAR; encoded by the coding sequence ATGAGCGAAGCGACGCGGCGGGATTGGCGGCGGCGGGTGTTGACAGCCATGCGGACCATGGAAGCGGGACTCGACGCCGAGCTTCCCTTGGAGGCAATCGCCCGGGCAGCCCATTTTTCGCCCTTTCATTTCCACCGCATCTTCACCGGCATGACCGGCGAGACGGTGGGATCGTTTCAGCGACGCCTGAGGTTGGCCCGGGCGGCCCACCGACTGGCCTACGGAGCGCGCTCCGTAACCGAGGTGGCGCTGGAGGCCGGATACGATTCGCCCGACGCCTTTGGCCGCGCCTTTCGGACGGCCTACGGCATGGCTCCCTCCGTGTGGCGCGGACAACGCCGGGACCCGGGCCAGGCCCGGGAATTAACGGACTTTTTACCCCCTATCGAGGAGCGAAAGAGCATGGAACTGACCGTAACGATCAAGAAGTTGCCGCCGCTGCGCGTGGCCTGCGTACGGCATGTGGGACCGTATGACCAGTGCGAGGCGGCCTGGGCGAAGCTGTGCGCCGAGGCCGGCAAACGCGGCCTTTTCGGGCCGGAGACACAAATGATCGGCGTGGGGCATGACGATCCCCAGATCACGCCGCCGGAGAAGATCCGTTACGACGCCTGCCTGACCGTGCCGGAGGGTTTTGCCGGCACGCCGGAATTGCCGGTGGCGGTCATTGGCGACGGCGACTACGCCACGGCCGTGGTCAAGGGGCCATATACCCTGCTCGCCGGGGCCTATGCCTGGCTGTGCGGCGTATGGGGGCCGGACTCGGGACGGGAATTCGCCGGCGCGCCGAGCCTGGAGTTCTACTTGAACGACCCCAAGACCACGCCGCCCGAGGAATGGCTGACGGAAATCTGCGTGCCCTTGGAAGCGGCCCGATAG
- a CDS encoding metal-dependent hydrolase has product MDPVTHIAAGVLIGQAAKDRFPAGRALVPLAAFAAWMPDIDNVVTFFGPEAYMRYHRGLTHSLLGGAAMAWLLAFVVSRFWREATLARLFVLFYLCVLSHLFLDCITTYGTGIFLPFSDVRVSFPSVFIIDPLYTLTLVALGVVGALRPLARKKLATAGLVVLLAWPAFGFGVGRFVAARAQALLARQGDTVASITVQPDAFAPLWWKVVADKGDSYLLTGLTLTAPDTLLPVRLFHKAGRAELEALGRQAPVFSEYVWFTDFPVKSADTTPQGSTVTFKDLRFMAINPLVAEVRGPAVPFTLTAYLDPAGKLVRAFFSQVGKAEVILPAMALR; this is encoded by the coding sequence ATGGACCCAGTTACCCACATCGCGGCCGGCGTGCTCATCGGGCAGGCCGCCAAGGACCGCTTTCCGGCCGGGCGGGCGCTCGTGCCCCTGGCCGCCTTTGCCGCCTGGATGCCCGACATCGACAACGTTGTCACGTTTTTCGGCCCGGAAGCCTATATGCGCTACCACCGGGGGCTGACCCATTCGCTTTTGGGCGGTGCGGCCATGGCCTGGCTTTTAGCCTTTGTCGTGAGCCGGTTCTGGCGCGAGGCCACCCTGGCGCGGCTCTTTGTCCTTTTTTACCTGTGCGTGCTGTCGCACCTTTTTCTCGACTGCATCACCACGTATGGCACGGGGATTTTCCTGCCGTTCTCCGATGTTCGCGTCTCCTTTCCCTCGGTCTTCATCATCGACCCGCTCTACACCCTGACCCTGGTGGCGCTGGGGGTTGTCGGGGCGCTTCGTCCCTTGGCCCGCAAGAAGCTGGCCACGGCCGGATTGGTCGTACTGCTGGCCTGGCCGGCGTTTGGCTTCGGCGTGGGCCGGTTCGTGGCCGCCCGGGCTCAGGCGCTTCTGGCCAGGCAGGGAGATACGGTCGCGTCCATCACCGTGCAGCCCGACGCCTTTGCCCCGCTGTGGTGGAAGGTCGTGGCCGACAAGGGGGATTCGTATCTGCTGACGGGGTTGACCCTGACCGCGCCGGATACGCTCTTGCCCGTACGCCTTTTCCACAAGGCCGGCCGGGCCGAACTCGAAGCCCTGGGCCGGCAGGCCCCGGTTTTTTCCGAGTACGTCTGGTTCACCGATTTTCCGGTCAAATCCGCGGACACCACCCCGCAAGGCTCCACCGTCACCTTCAAGGACCTGCGATTCATGGCCATAAATCCCCTGGTGGCCGAGGTGCGCGGTCCGGCCGTGCCCTTTACGCTCACGGCCTATCTCGATCCGGCCGGCAAGCTGGTGCGGGCGTTTTTCTCCCAGGTGGGCAAGGCGGAGGTAATTTTGCCCGCTATGGCGCTTCGATGA
- a CDS encoding helix-turn-helix transcriptional regulator: MSIVINLDVMLARRKMASKDLAEVVGITAQNLSILKTGKAKAIRFATLEAICRALACQPGDILEYRQDSAASE, translated from the coding sequence ATGTCGATCGTCATCAATTTGGATGTGATGCTGGCCCGGCGCAAGATGGCCTCCAAGGATTTGGCCGAGGTGGTGGGCATCACCGCCCAGAACCTTTCCATTCTCAAGACCGGAAAGGCCAAGGCCATCCGTTTCGCCACTCTGGAAGCCATTTGCCGGGCGCTGGCCTGCCAGCCCGGCGATATTCTGGAATACCGACAAGATTCCGCCGCATCGGAATAA
- a CDS encoding class I SAM-dependent methyltransferase, translating into MPPLQEFLALADAIAPEHRYRTVYDTDFRVLVPGKEPIDAGTLDAFSRIDFAGRTVVDLGCNFGFFSFQARRLGAASVVGVDREPMVLDGCSLLREHFHIDGVAFECHDLEDPACTLLSRTFDIAMLVEFIGKTFVMQNRVAPALAFLERLSDRELIVSVQKIYWIRKELGSTPGRLRDIYPSRYIDGGDFRLLDYVRDYLAPRWRMEALSPLADGYEKPRKFLRFVPA; encoded by the coding sequence ATGCCCCCCCTTCAGGAATTTTTGGCTCTGGCCGACGCCATCGCGCCGGAGCATCGCTACCGTACGGTGTATGACACGGATTTTCGTGTTCTCGTGCCAGGGAAAGAGCCCATCGACGCCGGGACCCTCGACGCCTTTTCGCGCATCGATTTCGCCGGCCGTACGGTGGTCGACCTCGGCTGCAATTTCGGATTTTTCAGCTTTCAGGCCCGCCGGCTCGGCGCTGCCTCGGTGGTGGGTGTGGACCGGGAGCCCATGGTCCTCGACGGCTGTTCGCTTTTAAGGGAACACTTTCATATCGACGGCGTGGCCTTCGAGTGCCACGACCTCGAGGATCCGGCCTGCACGCTGCTTTCGCGCACATTCGACATCGCCATGCTGGTGGAATTTATCGGCAAGACCTTTGTGATGCAAAACCGGGTGGCGCCGGCCCTGGCGTTCCTGGAGCGGCTTTCGGATCGGGAGTTGATCGTGTCGGTGCAGAAAATCTACTGGATACGCAAGGAACTCGGCTCGACGCCCGGACGCCTGCGGGACATCTATCCGTCCCGATATATCGACGGCGGCGATTTCCGGCTCCTCGACTATGTGCGGGACTATCTTGCCCCGCGCTGGCGCATGGAAGCCCTTTCCCCCCTGGCCGACGGCTACGAGAAACCGCGCAAGTTTTTGCGCTTCGTGCCGGCGTAG
- the uvrC gene encoding excinuclease ABC subunit UvrC: MFDFVPQNYPTSPGVYLMKGAKGKILYVGKAKNLRARLGSYFRGEAGHSVKTIALVARIAAVEVLLTASEKEALLLESSLIKKHRPRYNVVLKDDKNYILFKLDKRSPYPRLAFTRRVVRDGAAYFGPFTSAAAARTTWKELGRVFALRKCGDKTLNNRIRPCLYHFIGQCLAPCVKAVEPETYMALVHRVEAFLTGRSAEVLKSVQKEMEQASERLDFEAAARLRDLLFAMRRTVEGQATVLTRLVDMDVADFTVTDHGVGLCVLFVRQGRLLDRKTFFFPGIEAGEAVGAAGSALVQFYRPESFIPARVVVPPSLAPQTAAGSIADGESEVADATGETSGDGAALAEILAERRGGPVRLGAPRGREERKLLELAGANARRAAEEAVKAAERDVLPSLATAFGVAALSRIEAVDVSHLGGKGVRVGMVVFEEGAPKKSDYRAYAFPELEGTSDDYLALASFAAKRAASGPPWPDLLLVDGGKGQLEAVLRALTEAGAGGAFALASIAKGDTRSQNEMGDVIYVPGRKNPLALRPGSPELLFLQRVRDAVHDFSIGRQRLARNKTGLQSAVLDLPGVGPKTARKLWEAFGSVAAMKAASPADIAAKAGLGPKQAAKVADSLSGLAG; the protein is encoded by the coding sequence ATGTTCGATTTTGTACCTCAAAATTACCCAACGTCCCCGGGTGTTTATCTTATGAAAGGCGCCAAGGGGAAAATTCTCTACGTCGGCAAGGCCAAAAACCTGCGCGCCCGGCTCGGTTCCTATTTCCGGGGCGAGGCCGGCCACAGCGTCAAGACCATCGCCCTGGTCGCGCGCATCGCGGCGGTGGAGGTGCTGCTGACCGCCTCGGAAAAAGAGGCGCTGCTCCTGGAGTCGAGCCTGATCAAAAAGCACCGCCCGCGCTACAATGTGGTGCTCAAGGACGACAAAAACTACATCCTGTTCAAGCTCGACAAGCGCTCGCCCTACCCGCGTCTGGCCTTCACCCGGCGCGTGGTGCGCGACGGCGCGGCCTACTTCGGTCCGTTCACCTCGGCCGCCGCGGCCCGGACCACCTGGAAGGAGCTCGGCCGGGTGTTCGCCCTGCGCAAATGCGGCGACAAGACCCTCAACAACCGCATCCGGCCCTGCCTGTACCACTTCATCGGCCAATGCCTGGCCCCGTGCGTCAAGGCCGTGGAGCCCGAAACGTACATGGCGTTGGTGCACCGGGTGGAGGCCTTCTTGACCGGCCGCTCGGCCGAGGTGCTCAAATCCGTGCAAAAGGAGATGGAGCAGGCCTCCGAACGGTTGGATTTCGAGGCGGCGGCCCGGCTTCGCGATCTTCTTTTCGCCATGCGGCGCACGGTGGAGGGGCAGGCGACCGTGCTGACGCGTCTGGTCGACATGGACGTGGCCGATTTTACTGTCACCGACCACGGCGTGGGGCTGTGCGTGCTTTTTGTGCGCCAGGGGCGGCTCCTTGACCGCAAGACGTTTTTCTTTCCGGGCATCGAGGCCGGGGAGGCGGTCGGCGCGGCCGGCAGCGCCCTGGTGCAGTTCTACCGGCCCGAGAGCTTCATTCCGGCCCGGGTGGTGGTGCCGCCAAGCCTGGCCCCGCAAACGGCCGCGGGTTCCATTGCGGACGGCGAATCCGAAGTCGCCGATGCGACCGGAGAGACTTCGGGCGACGGTGCGGCCCTGGCCGAGATTCTGGCCGAGCGCCGGGGCGGGCCGGTGCGTTTGGGCGCGCCGCGCGGGCGCGAGGAGCGAAAGCTGCTGGAGCTGGCCGGGGCCAATGCCCGGCGCGCCGCCGAGGAGGCGGTCAAGGCGGCCGAGCGCGACGTGCTGCCTTCGCTTGCGACCGCCTTTGGTGTGGCGGCGCTTAGCCGCATCGAGGCCGTGGACGTCTCGCACCTCGGCGGCAAGGGCGTGCGGGTGGGGATGGTGGTTTTCGAGGAGGGGGCGCCCAAAAAAAGCGATTACCGGGCCTATGCCTTCCCGGAACTCGAGGGCACGTCCGACGACTACTTGGCCCTGGCCTCCTTTGCCGCCAAACGGGCCGCATCCGGGCCGCCGTGGCCGGACCTGCTCCTTGTCGACGGCGGCAAGGGCCAGCTCGAGGCGGTCCTTCGCGCCCTGACCGAGGCGGGAGCCGGCGGGGCCTTTGCCCTGGCGTCCATCGCCAAGGGCGACACGCGCAGCCAAAACGAGATGGGGGACGTCATTTACGTGCCGGGCCGCAAGAATCCGCTGGCGCTTCGGCCCGGATCGCCGGAACTGCTTTTTCTCCAGCGTGTGCGCGACGCGGTCCATGATTTTTCCATCGGCCGGCAGCGCCTGGCCAGGAATAAGACGGGACTGCAAAGCGCGGTGCTCGATCTTCCGGGAGTGGGGCCCAAGACGGCGCGAAAATTGTGGGAGGCGTTCGGCTCGGTTGCGGCCATGAAAGCGGCCAGCCCGGCCGATATAGCGGCCAAAGCCGGCCTTGGCCCAAAGCAGGCGGCCAAGGTCGCCGACAGCCTGTCCGGGCTTGCGGGTTGA
- a CDS encoding 30S ribosomal protein S1, with amino-acid sequence MADKTPDTKDMPADGEFAALMEASLAECGGEINVGDRITGPIITITDTTVVVDTGTKLDGVADKSEFLDEEGALTVSEGESVTLYVVSLRGDEVLLSKALTGQGGAEALRTAFEAGVPVEGKVTASRKGGFDVEILHQRAFCPVSQIDIAFTENPEAHVGQTYNFAITTFERDGRNIVVSRRKLLEEERAESELRFLESVNPGDIIPAVITRFATFGAFAEVAPGLEGLVHLSELSWSRAEKPEDAVSLGQATTVKVLAFDRDKKGRPRISLSIKQAGPDPWDSVGEKFAVGDKVDGKVTRLADFGAFVELAPGIEGLVHVSEMSHTRRIAKPSDVVNPGDVVTVSIKDIDLAKRRISLSLKEAAGDPWEKVPETFTVGATVEGTVENRQQYGLFINLAPGVTGLLPASKLRDALEPATYEKVSSGDTVPVIISEIDTEKRKMTLSPVGGTKERDFKRDHRGGHGDHENDDWRQYKKEKSASVSGGGLGLLGEKLQEALSRKKG; translated from the coding sequence ATGGCAGACAAGACGCCGGACACCAAGGACATGCCGGCCGATGGCGAATTCGCCGCGCTCATGGAGGCCTCCTTGGCCGAATGCGGCGGCGAAATCAACGTTGGCGACCGTATCACCGGACCTATCATCACCATCACCGATACCACCGTGGTGGTGGATACCGGCACCAAGCTCGACGGAGTGGCCGACAAGTCGGAATTTCTCGACGAAGAAGGCGCGCTGACCGTCAGCGAAGGCGAATCCGTGACCCTGTACGTCGTTTCCCTGCGCGGCGACGAAGTCCTGTTGTCCAAGGCTTTGACTGGACAAGGCGGGGCCGAGGCGCTGCGGACGGCGTTCGAGGCGGGCGTACCCGTCGAGGGCAAGGTGACGGCCTCGCGCAAGGGCGGCTTCGATGTGGAAATTCTCCACCAGAGGGCGTTTTGTCCGGTCAGCCAGATCGACATCGCCTTCACCGAAAACCCCGAAGCCCATGTCGGCCAGACCTACAATTTCGCCATAACCACCTTCGAGCGTGACGGCCGTAACATTGTCGTCTCCCGGCGCAAGCTGCTCGAAGAGGAACGGGCCGAATCGGAATTGCGGTTCCTGGAATCGGTCAATCCCGGCGACATCATCCCGGCTGTGATTACCCGCTTCGCCACCTTCGGGGCCTTCGCCGAAGTGGCGCCCGGGCTCGAAGGGCTGGTGCACCTGTCCGAGCTTTCCTGGTCCCGGGCCGAAAAGCCCGAGGACGCCGTGTCCCTCGGCCAGGCCACCACGGTCAAGGTGCTGGCGTTTGACCGCGACAAGAAAGGCCGCCCCCGCATTTCGCTTTCCATCAAACAGGCCGGTCCGGATCCCTGGGACAGCGTGGGCGAAAAGTTCGCGGTCGGGGACAAGGTCGACGGCAAAGTGACGCGCCTGGCCGATTTCGGCGCGTTTGTGGAACTTGCCCCGGGCATCGAGGGACTCGTCCACGTCAGCGAGATGAGCCACACCCGCCGCATCGCCAAGCCGTCCGATGTGGTCAATCCGGGCGACGTCGTCACCGTGTCCATCAAGGACATCGACCTGGCCAAGCGGCGCATTTCCCTAAGCCTCAAGGAAGCGGCCGGCGATCCCTGGGAAAAGGTCCCCGAGACCTTCACCGTGGGCGCGACCGTCGAGGGCACCGTGGAGAACCGCCAGCAGTACGGGCTGTTCATCAACCTGGCCCCCGGGGTGACCGGCCTTTTGCCGGCGTCCAAGCTGCGCGACGCCCTGGAGCCGGCGACCTATGAAAAGGTTTCGTCCGGCGACACGGTCCCGGTCATCATCTCCGAGATCGACACGGAAAAGCGCAAGATGACGCTCTCCCCGGTCGGCGGCACCAAGGAACGGGATTTCAAGCGGGATCACCGTGGTGGCCATGGCGACCATGAGAACGATGACTGGCGGCAGTACAAAAAGGAAAAATCCGCCAGCGTTTCCGGCGGTGGCCTGGGCCTCCTTGGCGAAAAGCTCCAGGAAGCCCTGTCCCGCAAGAAGGGATAA
- a CDS encoding TIGR00725 family protein, with protein sequence MDTALQRRISVIGAGTCDAATSEVARRLGALLAGRGWTVVCGGLGGVMTAVCQGAREAGGRTIGILPGDDPAAANPYVDVPIVTGIGIARNVLVVKNGEAAIAVSGGAGTLSEIGVALKIGRPVVAIGHHAALSGVRPAATPEEAVALTASLLGVA encoded by the coding sequence ATGGACACGGCTTTGCAAAGGCGGATTTCGGTCATCGGCGCGGGGACGTGCGACGCGGCCACCTCCGAGGTGGCCCGGCGTCTTGGCGCCCTTCTGGCCGGCCGGGGATGGACCGTCGTATGCGGGGGACTTGGCGGCGTCATGACCGCCGTCTGCCAGGGCGCGCGCGAAGCCGGCGGACGCACCATCGGCATCCTTCCCGGCGACGACCCGGCAGCGGCCAATCCCTACGTCGACGTGCCCATCGTCACCGGCATTGGCATTGCGCGAAACGTGTTGGTGGTCAAAAACGGCGAAGCGGCGATAGCCGTTTCCGGCGGGGCCGGGACCCTGTCGGAAATCGGCGTGGCGCTCAAAATCGGCCGCCCGGTGGTGGCCATCGGGCACCACGCGGCCCTTTCCGGCGTCCGGCCCGCCGCCACGCCCGAGGAAGCTGTCGCGCTGACCGCTTCCCTGCTCGGCGTTGCTTGA
- a CDS encoding DUF2975 domain-containing protein gives MQPGDNMDGIRRLGGLLERVCLIAAVAIIPLIGLYWAMFNNLPSAMTAEAVRQAASPLLPIWVRGLCFLTALVPGTALVLTLLRLRHLFALYKEGRIFTLANVTCFRLVARALLWWAIASIVHTPLYGLAVTAANPPGRHLLTLGIGSSELALFFVAAMAVVISRVMDEARRLDEEQALTV, from the coding sequence ATGCAACCAGGAGACAACATGGACGGGATCAGACGGCTGGGCGGCCTGCTCGAACGCGTCTGTCTGATCGCCGCGGTGGCCATTATCCCGCTGATTGGCCTGTACTGGGCCATGTTCAACAATCTGCCGTCCGCCATGACCGCCGAGGCCGTCAGGCAGGCCGCCTCTCCGTTGCTCCCGATCTGGGTGCGAGGGCTGTGTTTCCTTACGGCCCTGGTCCCTGGCACGGCGCTTGTGCTCACCCTGTTGCGCCTGCGTCATCTTTTTGCCCTGTATAAGGAAGGCCGCATCTTCACCCTGGCCAACGTGACCTGCTTCCGTTTGGTGGCCAGGGCGCTTTTGTGGTGGGCCATTGCTTCCATCGTCCATACGCCGCTTTACGGGCTGGCCGTGACCGCCGCCAATCCGCCGGGACGCCACTTACTGACGCTCGGCATCGGTTCCTCGGAATTGGCGCTTTTCTTCGTCGCCGCCATGGCTGTCGTCATCTCGCGCGTGATGGACGAGGCCCGACGCCTGGACGAAGAACAAGCCCTGACGGTATAG
- a CDS encoding YwbE family protein, with protein MPDGTKRADIRPGLAVAIVLKKDQRSGALTEGVVKDILTKSPFHSRGIKVRLTDGQIGRVQLIRSPE; from the coding sequence ATGCCAGACGGCACCAAACGCGCCGACATCCGCCCGGGGCTCGCCGTGGCCATCGTGCTCAAAAAGGACCAGCGCTCCGGCGCGCTGACCGAAGGCGTGGTCAAGGACATCCTGACCAAGTCCCCGTTTCATTCGCGCGGGATCAAGGTCCGCCTGACCGACGGGCAGATCGGCCGCGTGCAGTTGATTCGGTCGCCGGAGTAG
- a CDS encoding GNAT family N-acetyltransferase, with protein MSYRFIAAQPGHIAGICQAHRKAVLGLAGDCYTGKELAAWAACMRPETVRQALADTGKTFLVALAVGNVAGFVLFDPGNVWAMYVLPEHSRRGLGAALLALAEQAARREELAALRLTASCNAVRFYTAHGFRAAGEEFFFLEEGIALRCVRMEKSLTPEPQSVIEAP; from the coding sequence ATGTCCTACCGCTTTATCGCCGCCCAGCCCGGGCATATTGCAGGCATCTGCCAAGCCCATCGGAAAGCCGTCCTTGGCTTGGCCGGGGACTGCTACACCGGAAAAGAACTGGCGGCCTGGGCCGCTTGCATGCGTCCGGAAACCGTCAGGCAGGCCCTGGCCGATACCGGCAAGACCTTCCTCGTGGCCCTGGCCGTCGGGAACGTGGCGGGATTCGTGCTTTTTGACCCAGGTAACGTCTGGGCCATGTATGTCCTGCCGGAACATTCACGGCGGGGGCTGGGAGCCGCTTTGCTGGCTCTGGCCGAGCAGGCCGCGCGGCGGGAAGAACTGGCCGCCCTGCGCCTGACCGCTTCCTGCAATGCCGTGCGCTTCTACACGGCTCACGGCTTTCGCGCCGCCGGAGAGGAATTTTTCTTCCTGGAAGAGGGGATCGCCCTGCGCTGCGTGCGGATGGAAAAGAGCCTGACCCCGGAGCCGCAATCCGTCATCGAAGCGCCATAG